The DNA region AGTCTTTATATGCCTTGGTTAATGACCAACAAATTATCTTTCAGGGGGTGCTATGAAGCCGACAACTGATGGGCGCTGGGCTCATCTGGCTTGTGCCATATGGATCCCAGGTATAATCTTCACCAGTTGATATGTTACACTGCATGTTTCTGCTTTCTACTAAGGATTTTGGGGCTTTACCTTTATCCAAGATGTATGAGATCGATTGTGATATTATACAGAAACATGCTTACTGGATGTGAAGAAGATGGAACCTATTGATGGGATTAATAAAGTCAATAAGGTTTGAGATGTTTCTCTTTCAGGTTCCTTTACATCTGTTTTCTTAGACAGAATTAGTTACCTTTTCAACGAGAGAAGCACATTGTAGTCTAATTTTTAGTAGCCACGTGATGCTTGAatagttatcttttttttttcttcacactTAAAAACAGGATCGTTGGAAATTATTGTGCAGCATCTGTGGTGTATCTTATGGAGCTTGTATCCAGGTAAGACTTATTTTGATGGCAAAAGAAAGCTGAATCATTGTTTACTAATTCACACATGACAATATTTTTATTGCTTGCCTTGTTTAAACTCTCTCATAAATATTAGTCATTGAATAAAGTAATTAACTAGAAATAATGATTGCTCATTTCAGTGTTCAAATAGTTCTTGTCGGGTGGCCTATCATCCACTATGTGCACGAGCTGCTGGTCTCTGTGTTGAGGTACTTTCATATGCTACAGTAGATCGTAAGATTCTACAGTCGTTCATAGATGTTACTCAACCACACAGATTTTACTAAAAAGATAGTTCTAACTAAGATAGCATTTTGTAGCTTGCAGATGAGGATAGGCTTTTTCTTCTATCAATGGAGGATGATGAAGCAGATCAGTGCATCCGCCTGCTTTCATTTTGTAAGAGGCATCGACAAACATCAAATAACCACCTAGAAACAGAGTACATTATCAAACCTGCTCATAATATTGCCAAGTACCTCCCACCTCCTANNNNNNNNNNNNNNNNNNNNNNNNNNNNNNNNNNNNNNNNNNNNNNNNNNNNNNNNNNNNNNNNNNNNNNNNNNNNNNNNNNNNNNNNNNNNNNNNNNNNNNNNNNNNNNNNNNNNNNNNNNNNNNNNNNNNNNNNNNNNNNNNNNNNNNNNNNNNNNNNNNNNNNNNNNNNNNNNNNNNNNNNNNNNNNNNNNNNNNNNNNNNNNNNNNNNNNNNNNNNNNNNNNNNNNNNNNNNNNNNNNNNNNNNNNNNNNNNNNNNNNNNNNNNNNNNNNNNNNNNNNNNNNNNNNNNNNNNNNNNNNNNNNNNNNNNNNNNNNNNNNNNNNNNNNNNNNNNNNNNNNNNNNNNNNNNNNNNNNNNNNNNNNNNNNNNNNNNNNNNNNNNNNNNNNNNNNNNNNNNNNNNNNNNNNNNNNNNNNNNNNNNNNNNNNNNNNNNNNNNNNNNNNNNNNNNNNNNNNNNNNNNNNNNNNNNNNNNNNNNNNNNNNNNNNNNNNNNNNNNNNNNNNNNNNNNNNNNNNNNNNNNNNNNNNNNNNNNNNNNNNNNNNNNNNNNNNNNNNNNNNNNNNNNNNNNNNNNNNNNNNNNNNNNNNNNNNNNNNNNNNNNNNNNNNNNNNNNNNNNNNNNNNNNNNNNNNNNNNNNNNNNNNNNNNNNNNNNNNNNNNNNNNNNNNNNNNNNNNNNNNNNNNNNNNNNNNNNNNNNNNNNNNNNNNNNNNNNNNNNNNNNNNNNNNNNNNNNNNNNNNNNNNNNNNNNNNNNNNNNNNNNNNNNNNNNNNNNNNNNNNNNNNNNNNNNNNNNNNNNNNNNNNNNNNNNNNNNNNNNAAACATCAAATAACCACCTAGAAACAGAGTACATTATCAAACCTGCTCATAATATTGCCAAGTACCTCCCACCTCCTAATCCCTCTGGCTGTGCTCGAACTGGTATGCAGTTGCATTGATCAATATTTGCTACTGCTAGAAATAAAAGTGTAGAATTACTGCATCTATTTGGAATGGAATGTTTTGCTCGAAATGCTCTTACTATACTTGTGGAAATGTGCGTCTTTTTTCAGCTaaatgatcttacattattcTCTTACACGTGTTTATCACATTGTGCTTGCTTGTATTCAAATCTAATAAAAGAAGGCACTGTATAAGTCAGTTTATAGCTTTATCTTGCTGGATTATTAATGTACTTTCCCTCTGTTTCTGGTAGAGCCATATAATTATCTTGGAAGAAGAGGACGAAAGGAACCCGAAGCTCTTGCTGGTGCTTCTTCAAAACGTTTATTTGTTGAGAATCAGCCGTTTATTGTTGGCGGGTACTCTCGACATGAAATTTCAACCTACGAACGCATTTATGGATCAAAGATGTCACAAATTATTACTCCAAGCAATATTCTATCTATGGctgaaaaatatacatacatgaAGGAAACTTACAGGAAGAGATTAGCATTCGGTAAGCTTTTAATCAACAATCGTAAAAGATGTTACTACTAGTCAAAGTTTCTGCTATGTTAAAGATCAAATTAGTGAAATTTCTGTAAGAAGATAAAACTGGTAGGatttttttctcattaaatTCTTGGGATGTATGGTGCTTTCTTGTGATCATTTTACGTTTTATGGATTAGACAGGAAGTGATTCCCATATAGCTTAACATATATATCAGAATTaattttctctgatttttttgttttcctttaaatGGTTTACTTTCTTCTACAGGGAAATCAGGAATCCATGGTTTTGGTATCTTTACAAAGCTTCCGCACAGGGCAGGAGATATGGTTAGGAATTCATAAATTGAACTGTCCATTCTTGCATAGTAAAGCGTCAGTCATGACAATATTGTGAAATGGGTGGGTGCAGGTGATTGAATACACTGGTGAACTTGTTAGGGCGCCAATAGCTGACAAGAGAGAACATCTTATATACAACTCAATGGTGGTACGTATCTGACCTTGTGCATTTTATATCTATGgtaattaattctttttttggctCGAGCACTGAACATTTTGTTAGCATTCCCTTAAACAACCTGCGGTGTTAGTATCTACATAATACATATCTTCCTAACTTTCTCACTGATTTTTGGGATCTGATATTTTTGGCTATGAGTACTGAAATGTTAGGTATCAATTTACCAAATAATTTCTTTTCTGATATAGGGTGCTGGGACCTATATGTTTAGAATTGATAATGAGCGGGTCATAGACGCAACAAGGACAGGAAGTATTGCCCACCTGATCAATCACTCATGTGAGGTATGGTCAAGTAGTTTTGACAATTTGTTATATGATTTAGTTCGCACCTGCAATATCATCACATTACTTATGGATATGTCCTGTACAGCCAAATTGCTATTCAAGAGTCATTAGTGTTAATGGTGATGAGCATATTATCATATTTGCAAAGAGGGATGTCGCAAAATGGGAGGAGCTGACCTATGATTACAGGTTTCTCTTTGTGCCTTTCTTGGGTGCTTTTTTGAAATTGCACTATCATATGCtgattttttgtcttttaacatTTCAGATTCTTTTCAATTGATGAGCGCCTTGCATGTTACTGTGGTTTCCCAAGATGCCGGGGTGTTGTTAATGACACAGAAGCTGAAGAACAACAGGCAAATATTCANNNNNNNNNNNNNNNNNNNNNNNNNNNNNNNNNNNNNNNNNNNNNNNNNNNNNNNNNNNNNNNNNNNNNNNNNNNNNNNNNNNNNNNNNNNNNNNNNNNNNNNNNNNNNNNNNNNNNNNNNNNNNNNNNNNNNNNNNNNNNNNNNNNNNNNNNNNNNNNNNNNNNNNNNNNNNNNNNNNNNNNNNNNNNNNNNNNNNNNNNNNNNNNNNNNNNNNNNNNNNNNNNNNNNNNNNNNNNNNNNNNNNNNNNNNNNNNNNNNNNNNNNNNNNNNNNNNNNNNNNNNNNNNNNNNNNNNNNNNNNNNNNNNNNNNNNNNNNNNNNNNNNNNNNNNNNNNNNNNNNNNNNNNNNNNNNNNNNNNNNNNNNNNNNNNNNNNNNNNNNNNNNNNNNNNNNNNNNNNNNNNNNNNNNNNNNNNNNNNNNNNNNNNNNNNNNNNNNNNNNNNNNNNNNNNNNNNNNNNNNNNNNNNNNNNNNNNNNNNNNNNNNNNNNNNNNNNNNNNNNNNNNNNNNNNNNNNNNNNNNNNNNNNNNNNNNNNNNNNNNNNNNNNNNNNNNNNNNNNNNNNNNNNNNNNNNNNNNNNNNNNNNNNNNNNNNNNNNNNNNNNNNNNNNNNNNNNNNNNNNNNNNNNNNNNNNNNNNNNNNNNNNNNNNNNNNNNNNNNNNNNNNNNNNNNNNNNNNNNNNNNNNNNNNNNNNNNNNNNNNNNNNNNNNNNNNNNNNNNNNNNNNNNNNNNNNNNNNNNTTGAAATTGCACTATCATATGCtgattttttgtcttttaacatTTCAGATTCTTTTCAATTGATGAGCGCCTTGCATGTTACTGTGGTTTCCCAAGATGCCGGGGTGTTGTTAATGACACAGAAGCTGAAGAACAACAGGCAAATATTCATGCTTCTCGCTGTGAGTTAAAAGATTGGACAGAAGCCTGAGAGGTAAGCTATATTTGTTGATATGTTAACTTGAGAAGAGTTTGTCCTTTGTAGTTATTGAAAGCTAATTTCCAGGTTAGTAGATGTCTATctttgttgaagatgatgagttCTTTAACGCGTCTCTATCTCATCGATAGCGGCCTAATTTCATGGTGAGGCCAGCCATTTCTATTGCAATTACATGCGTTCATTAGTCACAAAGAAAACTTTATCTCAATGGAAGTTATcaaatttacttacaaaatcCTTTTGTTTGCCATTCAATGGAAGCTCATAACCATCTGTTTCGACTTGCATGTGCTTACTTGATCCAGAGTCCAGACCTTCACATCTGTGTGTACACGAGATCTTTGTGAGGATGTCACATGTTTGTGGATTCTCATGAGCTGGCTAGCTTCCCCCTCTATAGAGGCCCATTAATCTCCCTGAACACATACTGTAACTCTCAGTACTCTTAACTTGAGATCGTTCTATCCGAAGGTTTTGTAACAATCCATTTCTTGTACAGATATACTGATAAGTACTAGAACCATATTAACCCTTTTTGTAACAAGAGGCACATTACAATCTTTGGGTAAATGAAAAAACCagcattttcttctttctcctgaCCCGAATGAGCCTCAATCTGCTGTTTTTCTGATTATAAGTTTTAGCATAATGGTTCTACTTATATACGTATCATGGGGACTATACAACAATTGATTTTTTATCTGATAAGCACTGTGATTAGATATTCAACAAGGGATCAAGTTATGGAGTCGGAAATAAGAGGAGCTTAGTTTTCTTCAGTCTGACACAACATGTGAAGGAAAAAAAGTCGTTATCACTCTTTAAGTACTTTGTTGTAGTGTAACTTTACTTGCACCTTTATTTGGTTCTCTGTGCATGTGACCATTATTGGTCGTATCCCTTGACCCATTCCCCCACACGCGCGCACACAAGCACGCGTGTGTCActgtgtatgtgtatatatgtacttGCTCATGTTTGGAGTACAATGCTTCTGAAGCTCTGTTTAGTCGTGTCCAAATGTCAAAACCTCTCAAGTTTCTTCTTTGGTCATCTCTTGCTTTGTTGCTTCTTCAGATAGGTAACTTGAAAGCTTAAATACTTTTCATTGTAATTATTATCTGTAGATATGTGAATGGGGTTGCATGTATATGTGTATAGGTTCTGGGCTAAAATGTGAGAGCAAAAGCAGCGAACCAACGGTGAAGCAGACGCAGGTGAAGGGGAGACAAGGAATCAAGTTCAGAGTTGAGGTAATGAACAAATGTCCAATGTGCCCAGTCATCAACCTTCGTCTGAAATGTCAAGGATTTCCTCAGTCGCTTGTGGACCCCACACTCCTCCGTGTTCTCTCCTCTTCCACCGGAAACTGCGTAGTTAACGACGGCTTGCCCTTGAGTCCAATGCAAACTCTCTCTTTCAACTACTCCAACTCACACCAGTTTGCTCTGCGTCCTCTTTCATGGTCATTTCAGTGCGAGTAAAccaataaaatagtttaaaatcaataaaacaagatatgtttgtttgttcatcaaATCTGCTGCTGGTTTTTCTTTGTattatcttctatatattcaGACCATTTTTACCATTTGAGCAAAATGTCAGAGTCTATGTACAAAAGATATAACTATAAGGAGTCTCTAAAGAAGGAAAAGAGTCATAAGGAGAAGTAAGGACATTAAAAGCAAAGAGGTATTTAAAGGCAGTGCAGAAGAGATAAAATGTGAGCCTACTAAATGAACTGTTCCTGTTCCTTCATCCTTTACTTTTATGCTTGATGAGCCTGCCAAAGAGAGATGATAAAATTGTTCAAATTCCAAATCTTTCCCAGTCACAATGAGACatgaatatttatattgttttcgaGCGATATATCGCACTTACAGTTGTATTCAGTCCATCCAATGAGCTGATTTTCGAGATCGTAGAGAACAAGCTTGTTTGAAAGCACCAAATCTGCAAAAGAGAACGTAAGATACTGTGGGAATTGGATTGAATCACATGAGGCTTATATTCACTGAGAGCAACTGAGCAAGAGAACACAATGGGCATTTTTTCACAAACTGGATTGCAATTAAACTTCGTCACTTAGTCATGGTTTTGTATAATATGACTACAAACTAATAACTATGTATCCAACAAGTTACCTCCCAAAAGTGTCATGTTTCTCCTATCTCTGGATTGCATTGCGCTATTTTGCCAACCAATGCACCACATTCCTTCCTACAAAGTTTTGGTGTTGAGTTAGGGGTGAATAGCAAGATTGAGAGAAAAATCAGGCTGAAACATGAAGATTACAAGAGCGAAAAATCAACCAGAAACGCTGAATATGCTTACATAAGGGAACAGGTAGTCATGAGGATAAACCCTGAGGAAAACCGAGTTCTCGAAATGGAAAGTGACATTTGGAAACCCCTCATCAACTCTGCAGCAAAGGTAAGATAATGTTCCATAAGAAAACCATTGTGTGATACGTCAGACATCACAAGGAGAAGTTGCTTACATGCAAACCATCCACAATGATGTCCAAAGATATTCTTGGTAGATGcatattgaaaattttgcagatgaatcatataaatatataatcaagaaATATGACTAACCTTCCAGAGTACTGAAAGCATTTATAATCTTTATCCACTATGTGAACTTTCAGAGCAGGCTCCTGCGAGGTTATCTAACAAAAGAACAACTAATTATGAGAATAGACTCTGCAGTTTAAATTTCTTTAAGAACTGGAAATTTCTAGCAGTGTACCATCTTCACCAGTGGCTCATAGATTATCTCTGGAAGATAGGCCAAGGTCGTACCACTGTCAATTATTGCTCCTTTTCTATCTCCCGGTTGAAATAAATCAGCTGGAATATTAAGAAACTCCTGACCAACTTGAACTGCTGTCATATTGACATTGTAATGTGGTCTACAGTTCAAAACAATAATAGTCCgttaacaaaaaagagaaagaatataTTCATCATTTTAGAAGAAGCTTTAAAGTCAAGCACACTAATTCTATTTTCCTCCTCTATACAAGAACTGCAAGAAGGTTCACTCTACTAGAAGTAAAGTAAAAAATTCCACGATCGTCCAATGTACTTGAAAGAGCATTGAAACTCTAAACCAGGTCTATAACAGAAATAACATGATCACTGCATCTACTGGTATCTCGTTGAGCTTCTACCCAAACAATATAGGCAATGATTGCATTTGAAGCATATGATTGCACAAGAAAAGGTAAAACAGTTTAAAGGGAAAACAATGTTGACATACTGATTGGGTACCAATGGTGTCATGTTTACTTTTGGTTGTACAACACGTCCGATAGCAAAAATACCACCTCCATTTCTTCCATCTAAGCAATGAGCAAATATCTTTTTCACTCTCCCTGATGAGGCCAGCTGGGAAATCATGGAGGAGTTAGCTTTCCCGAATCCAAGTATTCCATCAAGTGCTTCTTCATTAGACGAGTCTAGATCTCCTGACTGCCTAGCTCCACACCTTCAAGATCATATGAAAACATTAAGAAATGGAAGAGGCAATGAGGAATGAAGGATTAAGCTTTCTTGTCATAGGAATGGTAAAACGTTGTAATGGACAACTAGTCTACTCATTTTACAGATCTCTCAGGGATTATAAAGGTGACCCGCAATTCTCAGGCTCTTGAATGTTGCACAACAGTTAGAGGTTCAGATTTAAGTCGGTTCAGTGAGGGCCGCCAgaatacaaaactaaaatataaatatggtATTTCTAAATTACAAAGTTTCCCAACGTGTAGATGCATATGAAATAAATGAAATGAGTTGTGCACGGAAATATACCTTAGCAAACTAATGAACTGCCACAATCAAAAGCACAATATCTTTCAGTATAAGCTATGGTCTGTTTCTGATATTCACTATATGGTGGAGAACTTATTCACATGTtactttcaaaataaataaaaaagcataGATGCCAGAGTACACTTTAACCTATTTcagaatctcaaaaaaaaattctttaagcAATCAAGTTTTATCTGTTTGGCTTCAAGAATTGTTATCAATAAAGCTTTCTTACAGCTATTTCCACGTCTTTTCTTCTGTGCACTTAAGAAAATAAGACCGTGGCCTCAAGCAAGGTGAAGTTGTGTTTTATTTCAGTGAGAACAGAAAAAAAGATCTAACAAAGCTGCAAGTACCATGTTGCAGCGagataaaataaaagtgaattACCCAAATATGACACTCCCGTTAGCAGTTTTTGTCTTGAGATCACCAGCAACACTGTCATATTGCACAACATCTTTGACAAAATAACCTGCAGTAGAGCTACCATCTCCATATATCTCAAGATAAGGACAAGACATATTAGCTTTGCAGCCTGAGAGAGGACCACCACTTATCTGGTAGcaaaaatcatcatcacaagagACCAACTTCCCACTGTTTGATTCGTCTATGTTGTACAGCGTCAGCTCAATCTACAaaggaggaaaaacaaaaaagcgcAACCATTGAGTTGGAGCAACGAAGGAAACTGtaaatgaaaatacaaaaaaaaaaaaagacaaaagaagaggCTTACACCGAGAGAGCTTCGTGTAGGACATTGTTTGCACTGGATACAGTTAACCCACATGATATCACTGCCTGTATCAACTTGAACATAATAGCTCTTTGCAGGTGTTCCAATTCCAATCTTTGCATAATAAAGCCTTGAGACATCACACAATGAGAAACAGAGATCAAGTAATCTAAAAATTGCAACTTTAATAACATTACGAGATTCCAAAAAAATTcctcaaaagaaaacaacagtGATGAAGTAAGACTCCAAAGGAGGAGGAAGTGATGAATCTGAAACTCACCCGGGGATATCAGGGCGACCAGTTCCACCAAGGGGTAGATCGATTCCAGCGAGAATTGTGAGCTGGCGACGGTCATCGTGTTCCTTTAAGGCGCTCAGGGAGCCTTGTAGCCTTGGATAACGATACTTAACATTGAACACTCCCGGATTACAAGACACGGACACGAGCCCAGTGAGAAACCAAATCACTAGCGTGAATCTTGCGCAGATTGGGAACAACGAGACGATTGATGAGGTCATCTTCCTTCTTATCTCCTCACCTCCTTGCCCTGATTTTATGACGTCAGTCGTCTCGGCGGAGGAGTTGATAGAAACCACCGGACcggcgacgacgacgacgaggaaattgagaaatttcagagtttgtttgttttggtttggtcagTTCCTTCCaactaatattatttatttattttttattttccagcgtgtacttttccttttattttattttttaattattttcaggTAAATTTATGTGTTATACATTATCAATACAACTCACAGATTATGTGTACTGTACTGTATGGAGTATGTATATATCTTGTTGGTCGTTTCAACTGTaaccaaaaatttgattttaaacaattatgacattttttggcaagcaaaacaataatatatataaatggcgTTTTTTGAATTCAAATCAAAGAGAGATTGTATTCaaataagttatatttatttatttttaatttattttcaa from Camelina sativa cultivar DH55 chromosome 3, Cs, whole genome shotgun sequence includes:
- the LOC104763725 gene encoding uncharacterized protein At1g05835-like, which gives rise to MSKPLKFLLWSSLALLLLQIGSGLKCESKSSEPTVKQTQVKGRQGIKFRVEVMNKCPMCPVINLRLKCQGFPQSLVDPTLLRVLSSSTGNCVVNDGLPLSPMQTLSFNYSNSHQFALRPLSWSFQCE
- the LOC104763718 gene encoding aspartic proteinase-like protein 2, producing MTSSIVSLFPICARFTLVIWFLTGLVSVSCNPGVFNVKYRYPRLQGSLSALKEHDDRRQLTILAGIDLPLGGTGRPDIPGLYYAKIGIGTPAKSYYVQVDTGSDIMWVNCIQCKQCPTRSSLGIELTLYNIDESNSGKLVSCDDDFCYQISGGPLSGCKANMSCPYLEIYGDGSSTAGYFVKDVVQYDSVAGDLKTKTANGSVIFGCGARQSGDLDSSNEEALDGILGFGKANSSMISQLASSGRVKKIFAHCLDGRNGGGIFAIGRVVQPKVNMTPLVPNQPHYNVNMTAVQVGQEFLNIPADLFQPGDRKGAIIDSGTTLAYLPEIIYEPLVKMITSQEPALKVHIVDKDYKCFQYSGRVDEGFPNVTFHFENSVFLRVYPHDYLFPYEGMWCIGWQNSAMQSRDRRNMTLLGDLVLSNKLVLYDLENQLIGWTEYNCSSSIKVKDEGTGTVHLVGSHFISSALPLNTSLLLMSLLLLMTLFLL